A stretch of Aedes aegypti strain LVP_AGWG chromosome 2, AaegL5.0 Primary Assembly, whole genome shotgun sequence DNA encodes these proteins:
- the LOC110675601 gene encoding zinc finger protein 26-like: MSSGVGSNLNSKHSSMFNDLIDSIDISEVKIEPQPVEIDQSLLDDLLAHRSKPVKPKPVKPGFFCVLCLRKCPPKSVVKFAPCLNSKAVDPAEAKRKLKQALDLEVDLEKYTMCLTCWKLVKLIADFKVCCWKAISNLEAFPTGLNGELRRDDGWMSEGTLDWIVRNYKLIWKHIELIDAQVDVSQRNRSVAPVEQIFIVPKREEKATEPEEPVIEDNVPKPTITDELLNKLPKGLVIKRTKPEDAKQVEQVSNLTKVLEDQDIQSGISDCEEECLQDEMIDDAQSYSTDSENEDPALLEVLEMETKPSKTVTSNRTTKRKNRERDLEDILSVLNESKTIAEEEAVALDLLATKPQSAEPVSKANIVEQVKLTQARGSLEIKKTKLSKKSSKKKEVSKVKKLSRESSKNGSGEIVTCVQSGEEMLHFLTSKPETPKIFTKRGVLNKEHQVQVKNLYEVLDVLTTSKISTEDETVALDLLATKAKIANPRRKKSPNIRPADVNELSDAALDEYMSSVDEKVFQSGRKKSQAAEEAKHLEVDHYQVTICTCDICGRNFDGQHAVNVHKMRCKPEAPANEKYVSCPICTATFLDNSGLTFHVNRHKGIRPYKCRKFCDNTFFSNYTRIRHERKFCEREGRVCSICGQQLKNEASLTSHIQIVHGEAKFECKICGQKFRARKNFNEHRLVHSDERKHACPHCDKAFKVARSLKIHIRTHTNELPYACHMCEQRFNYKVSLHSHIERHHGPNDKW; this comes from the exons ATGTCTTCAGGTGTTGGGAGTAATTTGAACTCAAAACACTCATCGATGTTCAATGACTTGATCGATTCAATAG ATATTTCCGAAGTCAAAATCGAGCCACAACCGGTCGAAATCGACCAGTCCTTGTTGGACGACCTGTTGGCCCATAGATCCAAACCCGTCAAGCCAAAACCGGTGAAACCGGGTTTCTTTTGCGTACTCTGTCTGCGGAAATGTCCCCCGAAATCAGTGGTCAAATTCGCGCCCTGCCTGAACTCGAAAGCCGTTGATCCTGCCGAGGCTAAGCGGAAATTGAAGCAGGCGCTCGATCTGGAGGTGGACCTGGAAAAGTACACAATGTGTCTCACGTGCTGGAAGCTGGTCAAATTGATTGCGGATTTTAAGGTGTGCTGTTGGAAGGCTATTAGCAATCTGGAGGCGTTTCCTACGGGTTTGAATGGAGAGCTTCGACGGGATGACGGATGGATGTCCGAGGGAACGCTGGACTGGATCGTACGAAACTATAAGCTCATCTGGAAGCACATTGAACTCATTGATGCACAAGTGGATGTTTCGCAGAGGAACAGATCTGTGGCTCCAGTGGAACAGATTTTCATCGTTCCGAAAAGGGAGGAGAAAGCTACCGAACCGGAAGAACCAGTAATAGAAGATAATGTACCAAAGCCTACGATTACAGATGAGTTATTGAACAAGCTTCCAAAGGGATTGGTGATCAAAAGAACGAAGCCTGAAGATGCCAAGCAAGTAGAGCAAGTTTCTAACTTGACAAAGGTTTTAGAAGATCAAGACATACAAAGCGGAATATCGGATTGCGAGGAGGAATGCCTTCAAGACGAAATGATTGACGATGCTCAGAGTTATTCCACGGATAGTGAAAACGAAGATCCTGCTTTATTGGAAGTTTTAGAAATGGAAACGAAACCGTCGAAAACTGTTACAAGTAACCGAACGACAAAACGAAAAAACCGAGAGCGAGACTTGGAAGATATTTTGAGCGTCCTAAATGAATCAAAAACCATTGCTGAGGAGGAAGCTGTGGCGCTCGATTTGCTCGCAACGAAACCACAATCCGCTGAACCTGTTTCCAAGGCCAACATTGTAGAACAGGTCAAACTAACTCAAGCTAGAGGAAGTTTGGAGATAAAGAAGACAAAGCTCAGCAAAAAATCCAGCAAGAAAAAGGAAGTCAGTAAAGTAAAAAAACTAAGCCGAGAATCATCCAAAAATGGTTCTGGTGAAATAGTAACTTGTGTACAAAGCGGAGAAGAAATGCTGCATTTCCTGACATCAAAGCCAGAAACTCCAAAAATTTTCACCAAGAGAGGTGTGCTGAATAAAGAGCATCAAGTGCAGGTTAAGAACCTATACGAAGTCTTGGACGTCCTGAccacttccaaaattagcacAGAAGATGAAACAGTAGCCCTAGATCTGTTGGCAACCAAAGCCAAAATTGCGAACCCCAGGAGAAAAAAGTCGCCCAATATAAGGCCTGCGGACGTAAATGAACTATCGGATGCAGCCCTCGACGAGTATATGTCCAGTGTGGatgaaaaagttttccaatcGGGCAGGAAGAAGTCCCAAGCGGCCGAAGAAGCTAAACACCTAGAGGTGGACCACTACCAAGTAACGATCTGCACGTGCGATATCTGTGGCAGGAACTTTGATGGCCAACACGCGGTCAACGTTCACAAAATGCGCTGCAAACCGGAAGCTCCCGCAAACGAAAAGTACGTTAGTTGTCCGATTTGTACGGCCACCTTTTTGGATAACTCGGGACTAACGTTCCACGTGAACAGGCACAAAGGCATCAGACCATACAAGTGTCGGAAATTTTGCGACAATACCTTTTTCAGTAACTACACTCGCATCAGGCACGAACGGAAGTTCTGCGAACGGGAAGGTCGCGTATGCTCCATCTGTGGACAGCAGCTAAAGAACGAGGCCTCGCTCACATCGCACATCCAAATCGTACATGGCGAGGCCAAGTTCGAGTGCAAAATCTGCGGCCAGAAGTTCCGGGCCAG gaaaaatttcAACGAGCACAGACTGGTGCATTCGGATGAGCGGAAGCATGCTTGTCCACACTGCGATAAGGCGTTCAAGGTGGCTCGCTCGCTCAAAATCCACATACGCACCCACACGAATGAGCTGCCCTATGCGTGCCATATGTGCGAGCAAAGGTTCAACTACAAGGTCAGCCTGCACAGTCACATCGAGCGACACCACGGGCCAAACGATAAATGGTGA
- the LOC5574284 gene encoding GDNF-inducible zinc finger protein 1 isoform X1: MSFQFVQNSTNSESDNDLDFTFIKVETVIEPQLVEGFTEDSEAAHQQPKTSSFCTLCLRKCAPEHLLEFRSGMSLDSTDIDAAERKVHQALGLVLKLENRDICHTCWKLVQMITDFRECCTKAASKLEQFPLGLANSEEWTSEATLSGIDQIQKAIWEHSWAMDAQQGHVVQEKLDTNLEMIDVLPNVADDGSKDDTLNDMEAILSKEFKRSRRKPTKRKKPVPKEDVVVHSAKVQDDEGEYQPAKRMIASKPIELEEDHYQVEISSCTICDRNFDGHRALILHQTRCTTESPSTKKYYSCPICTASFLENSGLTFHLNKHKGLRPFKCRKFCDRTYASNYTRIKHERRYCEQDGRICPTCGASLKNEASLKLHIQSVHGEAKYSCEICGKRFKNLNICYDHRRVHSDERKYICKVCNKGYKSPFALKTHTRIHTQERPFACHLCEQAFNYKVLLKAHIERYHGSNKIG, translated from the exons ATGTCCTTTCAGTTTGTGCAAAATTCAACGAACAGTGAATCAGACAACGACTTGg ATTTCACCTTCATAAAAGTTGAAACTGTGATAGAACCTCAGCTTGTGGAAGGCTTTACCGAAGATTCGGAAGCAGCACACCAACAGCCCAAAACTAGCTCGTTTTGCACATTATGTCTACGCAAATGTGCTCCAGAACATCTCTTAGAGTTCCGTTCAGGGATGAGCCTCGATTCCACCGATATCGATGCTGCTGAACGGAAAGTACATCAAGCGCTCGGTTTGGTTCTGAAACTTGAAAACCGGGACATTTGCCACACGTGCTGGAAGCTTGTGCAGATGATAACGGATTTCAGAGAGTGCTGCACGAAGGCTGCTAGTAAATTGGAACAGTTTCCTTTGGGATTGGCCAATAGCGAGGAATGGACTTCGGAAGCCACCCTGAGTGGGATCGATCAAATTCAGAAGGCCATCTGGGAACATAGCTGGGCGATGGATGCACAACAAGGACATGTTGTTCAAGAGAAATTGGACACAAATTTGGAAATGATCGATGTGCTTCCGAATGTCGCAGATGACGGATCAAAGGATGATACCCTCAATGATATGGAAGCTATATTGTCGAAGGAATTTAAACGTTCAAGAAGGAAACCTACGAAAAGGAAGAAACCTGTACCGAAAGAAGATGTTGTCGTTCATTCGGCCAAAGTTCAGGATGATGAAGGCGAATATCAACCTGCTAAAAGAATGATAGCATCAAAACCAATCGAACTCGAAGAAGATCACTACCAGGTCGAGATTTCTTCGTGCACCATCTGTGACCGGAACTTCGATGGCCATCGTGCCCTCATATTGCATCAAACGCGTTGCACGACGGAAAGCCCATCAACCAAAAAGTACTACAGCTGTCCGATTTGCACGGCTTCGTTCCTGGAGAACTCGGGATTGACGTTCCACCTGAACAAGCACAAAGGCCTCAGACCGTTTAAATGTCGGAAGTTTTGCGACAGAACCTACGCCAGCAATTACACGCGCATCAAACACGAACGAAGGTACTGCGAACAGGATGGCCGCATCTGTCCAACTTGTGGCGCATCGTTGAAAAACGAGGCTTCTCTGAAGTTGCACATTCAGAGCGTACACGGCGAGGCCAAGTATTCGTGTGAAATCTGCGGGAAAAGGTTTAagaattt GAATATTTGCTACGACCACAGACGGGTGCACTCGGATGAGCGGAAGTACATCTGTAAGGTGTGCAACAAAGGATACAAGAGCCCGTTTGCCCTGAAGACGCACACCCGCATCCACACGCAGGAGCGGCCTTTTGCCTGCCATCTGTGCGAGCAGGCTTTCAACTACAAGGTGCTGCTGAAGGCTCACATCGAGCGGTACCATGGGTCGAATAAAATCGGTTAG
- the LOC5574284 gene encoding GDNF-inducible zinc finger protein 1 isoform X2, translating into MSLDSTDIDAAERKVHQALGLVLKLENRDICHTCWKLVQMITDFRECCTKAASKLEQFPLGLANSEEWTSEATLSGIDQIQKAIWEHSWAMDAQQGHVVQEKLDTNLEMIDVLPNVADDGSKDDTLNDMEAILSKEFKRSRRKPTKRKKPVPKEDVVVHSAKVQDDEGEYQPAKRMIASKPIELEEDHYQVEISSCTICDRNFDGHRALILHQTRCTTESPSTKKYYSCPICTASFLENSGLTFHLNKHKGLRPFKCRKFCDRTYASNYTRIKHERRYCEQDGRICPTCGASLKNEASLKLHIQSVHGEAKYSCEICGKRFKNLNICYDHRRVHSDERKYICKVCNKGYKSPFALKTHTRIHTQERPFACHLCEQAFNYKVLLKAHIERYHGSNKIG; encoded by the exons ATGAGCCTCGATTCCACCGATATCGATGCTGCTGAACGGAAAGTACATCAAGCGCTCGGTTTGGTTCTGAAACTTGAAAACCGGGACATTTGCCACACGTGCTGGAAGCTTGTGCAGATGATAACGGATTTCAGAGAGTGCTGCACGAAGGCTGCTAGTAAATTGGAACAGTTTCCTTTGGGATTGGCCAATAGCGAGGAATGGACTTCGGAAGCCACCCTGAGTGGGATCGATCAAATTCAGAAGGCCATCTGGGAACATAGCTGGGCGATGGATGCACAACAAGGACATGTTGTTCAAGAGAAATTGGACACAAATTTGGAAATGATCGATGTGCTTCCGAATGTCGCAGATGACGGATCAAAGGATGATACCCTCAATGATATGGAAGCTATATTGTCGAAGGAATTTAAACGTTCAAGAAGGAAACCTACGAAAAGGAAGAAACCTGTACCGAAAGAAGATGTTGTCGTTCATTCGGCCAAAGTTCAGGATGATGAAGGCGAATATCAACCTGCTAAAAGAATGATAGCATCAAAACCAATCGAACTCGAAGAAGATCACTACCAGGTCGAGATTTCTTCGTGCACCATCTGTGACCGGAACTTCGATGGCCATCGTGCCCTCATATTGCATCAAACGCGTTGCACGACGGAAAGCCCATCAACCAAAAAGTACTACAGCTGTCCGATTTGCACGGCTTCGTTCCTGGAGAACTCGGGATTGACGTTCCACCTGAACAAGCACAAAGGCCTCAGACCGTTTAAATGTCGGAAGTTTTGCGACAGAACCTACGCCAGCAATTACACGCGCATCAAACACGAACGAAGGTACTGCGAACAGGATGGCCGCATCTGTCCAACTTGTGGCGCATCGTTGAAAAACGAGGCTTCTCTGAAGTTGCACATTCAGAGCGTACACGGCGAGGCCAAGTATTCGTGTGAAATCTGCGGGAAAAGGTTTAagaattt GAATATTTGCTACGACCACAGACGGGTGCACTCGGATGAGCGGAAGTACATCTGTAAGGTGTGCAACAAAGGATACAAGAGCCCGTTTGCCCTGAAGACGCACACCCGCATCCACACGCAGGAGCGGCCTTTTGCCTGCCATCTGTGCGAGCAGGCTTTCAACTACAAGGTGCTGCTGAAGGCTCACATCGAGCGGTACCATGGGTCGAATAAAATCGGTTAG